aGAAAGAGAGGGAACGACAGAGTAAACGGAGAACCAACCAAACACCGGTCGATCCCTGGCGGCCGGAAAAACGTGGCGACGTACCGACGACATACCGGTAAGATCTGGTCCCTATTTTTTTCATACTCCTTAGCCTATTTTTTTTATCAGAACCTTATAAGTTCTAAGCTTTTCCGGCCATATGATGCCGATGTGTTTGAAGACGAGGATGATATTGATGGGGGGAGGGGGGTGGTGTTGGCCGACGGCGGCGCTCACCGCCGGAGCCATGCTGTCTACGGCAGTGGCGGTAATGGTGGTGGTTTTATTCACGTTTCAAGTTTGTGGGTTGGTTCAAGTTCAATCAAGTGTCGGTTCGGGTGACATCTCGGGtcttggttcggttcggttcaacAAGACAGGTTACGGGCCAAACTTAGTCCACCTCAGGTCACGATTTGGTTCGGTCAGATTTCAGTTCAGATTACGGTTCAGGTCAGTTTTGGGTGGTTCTCGTTCACGACACGGTCAAAATTAGTCGACGAAAGTCAACTGGCCAAACCCCAGTCAACGGCAGTCAACTGTCGGGTCAACTGGTCAAACGCAAGACGCGGTAAAAGTTTAAACGACACGAAAATTCTCTTTATCTATTTCGTTGTTATGAAAAGTTATAGttatacgcgaccgagctcgaccagAATCGATATTAGTTTACTTTTGATATACTTTGACAAGAATCTTATATATATTGTTACAGTGTTGAGtaattgattgaattttgaaaataaatcgACACTTTAGATGTCGGATCGTCCAagaacagaggaaactctgtccgttttcgTAAAAAAATCCAACATATATCAAACATCTTTATATTATATAAACGACACATATCGAAGTTTGAattttcttataaaataaatacgAAAGTACATTTATTTTGGCGACTTTACGAATTACAAATAAAGTTATAACATTCGACGAATacgatttattttattttaaaccaCTAAGACTCGAATCTTATTATATTATTTCAAAGCGTGTTTAGTCTCAATTGCTTTTACAAAATGAGTTATATGTCGAATGTCGAGAATTCTGAACATTTGTTTAAATATAATgtctatatttatttcaaacaatcCACTTTGTACTTAGGCATGAAATAAGTGTAACGTTTTATATTCATTTTAAGCGCCGACTTTAAACTTTCTAAAGAGctaaatataatttttatatttatctcAAATGTTAGTATTCGGAAATCTTATGAAGTAAATATAGTTATTTATATTACTTTCCATTATTTAGAGTCCGAGTATTCTTGTAAGACGACTCAAATGTTTGAATTCATTTCAAACATCAAGCTTTCGATATATAGACACATATGTAGAAATATATGCATGTATATTTATTTCCATCCTTCGACAACTACTATGATG
This genomic stretch from Helianthus annuus cultivar XRQ/B chromosome 8, HanXRQr2.0-SUNRISE, whole genome shotgun sequence harbors:
- the LOC110873118 gene encoding uncharacterized protein LOC110873118 isoform X2, which gives rise to MPPPDGGGVWRRDQSERVRESRKRGNDRVNGEPTKHRSIPGGRKNVATYRRHTDEDDIDGGRGVVLADGGAHRRSHAVYGSGGNGGGFIHVSSLWVGSSSIKCRFG
- the LOC110873118 gene encoding uncharacterized protein LOC110873118 isoform X1; this encodes MDATTRWWWRVAARSERESEREQKERERQSKRRTNQTPVDPWRPEKRGDVPTTYRFSGHMMPMCLKTRMILMGGGGWCWPTAALTAGAMLSTAVAVMVVVLFTFQVCGLVQVQSSVGSGDISGLGSVRFNKTGYGPNLVHLRSRFGSVRFQFRLRFRSVLGGSRSRHGQN